In Maridesulfovibrio sp., the following proteins share a genomic window:
- a CDS encoding cephalosporin hydroxylase family protein produces the protein MDDFKEFDDFVADNIKKLGQSEECKKLSKEWLSATGALNYSFNFQWMGMPVLQQPVDLIAMQELIWNIKPDLIIETGVARGGSVIFYASMLEMMQIEGDVLGIDIDIRAHNFGRIMQHPMKKRITLLEGSSTSDRIIDKVKAVAENKERVLVVFDSNHSHEHVLKELELYTPFVSKGSYCVVFDTIVEDLADSNDYSDRPWGKGNNPKTAVWEFLKNNSDFVIDTELEGKLQTTICTDGFLKRIA, from the coding sequence ATGGACGATTTTAAAGAGTTTGATGATTTTGTAGCAGATAATATTAAGAAACTTGGTCAATCGGAAGAATGCAAAAAGCTGAGCAAAGAGTGGTTGTCTGCCACTGGAGCTCTTAACTATAGCTTCAACTTCCAGTGGATGGGAATGCCCGTCCTGCAGCAGCCGGTTGATTTGATTGCCATGCAGGAGCTGATCTGGAATATCAAACCTGATCTTATTATTGAAACCGGTGTCGCCCGTGGCGGCTCTGTTATTTTTTATGCTTCCATGCTTGAGATGATGCAGATCGAAGGTGATGTGCTGGGAATTGATATTGATATACGTGCACATAACTTCGGTAGAATAATGCAGCATCCCATGAAAAAAAGGATTACATTGCTGGAAGGCAGCTCTACCTCAGACCGTATTATAGATAAGGTCAAAGCTGTGGCAGAGAATAAAGAGCGCGTTCTTGTTGTCTTTGATTCCAACCATAGTCATGAGCATGTCCTGAAAGAACTGGAGCTGTATACTCCCTTTGTTTCGAAAGGAAGTTATTGTGTTGTTTTCGATACAATCGTTGAAGATCTGGCAGACTCAAATGATTACAGCGACCGTCCATGGGGCAAAGGGAACAACCCCAAGACTGCTGTTTGGGAATTCTTAAAGAACAATAGTGATTTTGTCATTGATACTGAACTGGAAGGCAAGTTGCAAACAACTATATGCACTGACGGTTTTCTGAAAAGAATTGCATAG
- a CDS encoding radical SAM/SPASM domain-containing protein: protein MAAELQTRINQDERTPLQDVIPLSTPFMLFVDPSSICNFKCNFCPTGNSKLLSGFRRRNSLLSLDLFKKIVEDLEDFPEKIKVLRMYKDGEPFLNPDLAEMVAYAKKSSKILSVDTTTNGSLLTPERAMPVIKAGIDQINISLDGMSDEQFRDFTHTKVDFEQYRKNIEKIYKNRGDCKILIKTVKEILTPETEKLFFEYFSPISDKIFVEHVAPCWPEFDVAEKVEAEYDIGIYGQPLSSVDTCPYVFYSMSINADGFVSICFLDWKHEHLIGDVREVSVKSIWDSEEFNRYRIEFLKGNRKDIPFCKDCQQLKYGMPDNIDPYREMLLARLREKSITV from the coding sequence ATGGCTGCCGAGCTTCAGACACGGATTAATCAGGATGAACGGACTCCGTTGCAGGATGTTATTCCTCTTTCAACACCGTTTATGCTCTTTGTTGATCCTTCAAGCATTTGTAATTTCAAATGTAATTTCTGCCCGACGGGAAACAGTAAATTGCTTTCCGGTTTTCGCCGTAGGAACAGCCTTCTTTCGTTAGATTTATTCAAGAAAATTGTTGAAGATCTTGAAGATTTCCCAGAAAAAATAAAAGTGTTGCGGATGTATAAGGATGGTGAACCTTTCTTGAATCCCGACCTCGCGGAGATGGTCGCTTATGCCAAGAAAAGTTCCAAAATTCTATCTGTGGATACTACAACCAACGGTTCGTTGCTGACCCCGGAGCGGGCCATGCCGGTAATTAAGGCGGGAATTGATCAAATCAATATTTCGTTGGACGGCATGAGCGATGAACAGTTCAGGGATTTTACCCACACCAAGGTTGACTTCGAACAGTATCGCAAAAATATAGAAAAGATTTATAAAAACCGTGGCGATTGCAAAATATTGATCAAGACGGTTAAAGAGATACTTACTCCTGAGACCGAAAAACTATTTTTCGAATACTTCAGTCCTATTTCGGATAAGATTTTTGTTGAGCACGTTGCTCCATGTTGGCCTGAATTTGATGTGGCTGAAAAGGTTGAAGCTGAGTATGATATTGGTATTTATGGCCAGCCGTTAAGTTCTGTAGATACCTGTCCGTACGTTTTTTATTCCATGTCAATTAATGCCGACGGCTTTGTCAGCATTTGTTTTTTGGACTGGAAACATGAGCATCTCATCGGTGATGTCCGCGAGGTATCGGTAAAATCAATCTGGGATTCAGAAGAGTTCAACCGATACAGAATAGAATTTTTGAAAGGCAATCGGAAGGATATTCCTTTTTGCAAAGACTGCCAGCAGCTTAAATATGGAATGCCGGATAACATTGACCCGTATAGAGAAATGTTGTTAGCTCGTTTGAGAGAAAAATCTATAACAGTTTAA
- the rfbF gene encoding glucose-1-phosphate cytidylyltransferase, with the protein MQTVILCGGLGTRLREETEFRPKPMVRIGPKPILWHIMKIYAAHGHTEFVLPLGYKGEMIRDFFVNYEWVNNDITIELGSAKTFCQHNCHEEAGWKITLSDTGPKALKGGRIKRIEKYIEGDTFMLTYGDGVANVDINALIDFHKKHGRLATLTGVNPMARFGELKIEGDTVRTFHEKPDSTSSESLINGGFFVLNREIFDFLEDSDSCDLEYGLLDKLASEGELMVRPHKGFWACMDTLRDTEHLNGIWDSGNVPWKVW; encoded by the coding sequence ATGCAAACAGTGATTCTCTGTGGTGGGCTTGGTACCCGGCTTCGTGAGGAAACAGAATTTCGCCCGAAACCCATGGTGCGAATCGGACCGAAGCCGATATTGTGGCACATCATGAAGATTTATGCTGCGCACGGACATACCGAATTTGTTTTACCGTTAGGATACAAAGGAGAGATGATCCGTGATTTTTTTGTTAATTACGAATGGGTAAACAATGACATAACCATAGAACTTGGCAGCGCAAAGACTTTTTGCCAGCACAACTGCCATGAAGAAGCCGGATGGAAAATTACTCTTTCCGATACCGGACCTAAGGCACTAAAAGGCGGACGCATCAAGCGTATTGAGAAGTACATTGAGGGCGATACCTTCATGCTGACTTACGGGGATGGCGTGGCTAATGTTGACATTAATGCGCTGATAGATTTCCACAAAAAGCACGGAAGACTGGCTACCTTGACCGGGGTAAATCCAATGGCCCGTTTCGGAGAACTTAAAATAGAGGGCGATACAGTCCGTACTTTCCATGAGAAACCCGACTCCACCAGTTCGGAATCTCTGATCAATGGCGGTTTTTTTGTTTTAAATAGAGAAATATTCGATTTTCTTGAAGATAGTGATAGCTGCGATCTTGAGTATGGCTTGCTGGATAAGCTTGCGAGCGAGGGGGAACTCATGGTCCGTCCCCATAAAGGCTTCTGGGCCTGTATGGATACCTTAAGGGATACTGAACATCTCAACGGTATCTGGGATAGCGGTAATGTGCCCTGGAAAGTCTGGTAG
- a CDS encoding SDR family oxidoreductase: MKILLTGNMGYIGPCVEKQLLSAMPGVELVGLDLGYFAHCLTHAHVLPETRISSQFFMDVRSIPDEIFAGVDTVIHLAAISNDPMGNFFEEPTVAINADATERVALAAKKAGVKNFVYASSCSMYGSSGSEARTEEAELNPLTAYARSKVFSEEVISRLADDNFIVTSLRFATACGMSERLRLDLVLNDFVAGAVVDKKVTILSDGTPWRPLITTTDMARAIEWAAVRPLDNGGSFVAVNVGSDAWNYQVKDLAESVADVIGGVDVSINSDAAPDKRSYSVDFSRFAKLAPDHQPVSTLEGTIKELYEGLCAMNFQESNFRDTWYMRLKVLREHVESGRLNAQLSWNK, encoded by the coding sequence ATGAAAATTCTGCTCACTGGTAATATGGGTTACATCGGCCCGTGCGTTGAGAAACAGCTTTTATCTGCTATGCCCGGAGTGGAGCTGGTCGGTTTGGATCTGGGATATTTTGCCCACTGCCTCACTCATGCCCATGTGCTTCCTGAGACACGTATCAGTAGCCAGTTTTTCATGGATGTCCGGTCCATTCCCGATGAGATCTTCGCTGGGGTTGATACAGTCATTCACCTCGCAGCGATCTCCAATGATCCCATGGGGAATTTTTTCGAAGAGCCGACCGTCGCAATCAATGCCGACGCTACTGAAAGAGTCGCTCTTGCCGCCAAGAAAGCAGGCGTGAAAAATTTCGTATATGCCTCCAGTTGCAGTATGTACGGTTCTTCCGGTAGCGAGGCCCGCACCGAGGAGGCCGAACTCAATCCCCTTACCGCTTATGCCCGTTCCAAGGTCTTTTCTGAAGAAGTTATCAGCAGGCTTGCAGATGATAATTTCATAGTAACCAGCCTACGTTTTGCAACAGCCTGCGGAATGAGTGAACGGCTGCGTCTTGATCTGGTTCTCAATGATTTTGTGGCCGGTGCTGTAGTTGATAAAAAAGTCACCATCCTTTCAGATGGAACTCCATGGAGACCGTTGATTACGACTACAGATATGGCCCGGGCCATTGAATGGGCTGCTGTGCGGCCTTTGGATAACGGTGGTTCGTTTGTTGCCGTGAATGTAGGCAGTGACGCATGGAATTATCAGGTGAAAGATCTGGCTGAATCTGTCGCGGATGTTATCGGCGGGGTGGATGTTTCCATTAATTCCGACGCAGCACCAGATAAGCGTTCCTATAGCGTTGATTTCAGCAGGTTTGCGAAGTTGGCCCCTGATCATCAGCCGGTTTCCACTTTGGAAGGGACAATCAAAGAGCTTTATGAGGGGTTATGCGCTATGAATTTTCAGGAAAGTAATTTCCGCGATACATGGTACATGCGCCTAAAGGTACTGCGTGAACATGTTGAAAGTGGTCGCCTTAATGCTCAATTGTCTTGGAATAAATAG
- the rfbC gene encoding dTDP-4-dehydrorhamnose 3,5-epimerase, whose protein sequence is MLFKSLPLAGAYKIDVEPFSDHRGSFARLFCVKELKEIGLEKSLRQINFSSTLKAGTIRGMHYQKPPHAEVKIVRCIKGKVFDVVVDLRFDSPTFLHWHGEILSRENMRGIYIPEGFAHGFQVLEPESELIYLHTADYSPGFEGAVRYDDPCIGIEWPLEVTDISERDLQHPLVDNDFEGIKL, encoded by the coding sequence ATGCTTTTTAAGTCGCTGCCCTTAGCCGGGGCGTATAAGATAGATGTCGAACCATTCTCAGACCACCGAGGTTCTTTTGCGCGTCTTTTCTGCGTAAAAGAGCTTAAGGAAATCGGGCTTGAAAAAAGCCTGCGCCAGATAAATTTTTCCAGCACATTGAAAGCAGGGACAATACGGGGGATGCATTACCAGAAACCACCCCATGCAGAAGTCAAGATTGTCCGCTGTATAAAAGGGAAGGTTTTTGATGTTGTTGTGGATTTGAGGTTCGATTCTCCAACTTTCCTGCATTGGCATGGAGAAATTCTAAGCAGGGAGAATATGCGTGGCATATATATTCCTGAAGGTTTTGCTCACGGGTTTCAGGTTCTCGAACCGGAGTCTGAATTGATTTATTTACATACAGCCGATTATTCTCCCGGATTTGAAGGTGCTGTCCGTTACGATGATCCATGTATAGGCATAGAGTGGCCACTTGAGGTTACGGATATTTCTGAGCGTGATTTGCAGCATCCATTAGTTGATAATGATTTCGAAGGGATAAAGTTATGA
- a CDS encoding class I SAM-dependent methyltransferase, with translation MKCRHCNTDLSEVFIDMGVHPPSNSFLSPEQLHEPEAKFPLCVYVCSNCFLVQIDELKKTEDIFDQDYVYFSSFSSSWLDHARLYTEMAIDRFNLDSDSIVVEVASNDGYLLQYMKENNIPCYGIEPSLATADAAREKGIDSINEFFGVDLAERIVADRGRVDLLIGNNVLAHVPDINDFIKGIEILVKDDGVATLEFPHLMRLVDECQFDTIYHEHFSYLSLGTVSRMFASVGLRVFDVEELSTHGGSLRVFACHDKCDLATTDAVMELLAREESKGLKSLEYYASFQEKADLVKEGLLAFLSEQKENGKRVAAYGAAAKGNTLLNYCDIEEGLIEFCVDASPHKQGLFMPGTHIPVLAPEALKEKQPDYVLILPWNIKKEIMSQHNYIESWGGKFVTAIPFLKIH, from the coding sequence ATGAAGTGCCGTCATTGTAATACTGATTTGTCTGAAGTTTTTATTGATATGGGGGTTCACCCTCCATCCAATTCATTTCTTTCCCCTGAGCAGTTGCACGAACCGGAAGCTAAGTTCCCTCTTTGTGTTTATGTCTGTTCAAATTGTTTTCTGGTGCAAATTGATGAACTCAAAAAGACAGAAGATATTTTTGATCAGGACTACGTCTATTTTTCTTCCTTTTCGTCCTCATGGCTCGACCATGCGCGCCTGTACACCGAGATGGCCATAGACCGTTTTAACCTGGACTCCGATTCAATTGTTGTTGAGGTTGCCTCTAACGATGGTTATCTCCTGCAATATATGAAGGAAAACAATATACCCTGCTACGGGATTGAGCCTTCTCTTGCTACAGCTGATGCGGCAAGGGAAAAGGGCATTGACTCTATCAATGAATTTTTCGGTGTAGATCTGGCGGAAAGAATAGTTGCAGACAGAGGGCGGGTTGATCTGCTTATAGGTAATAATGTTTTAGCCCATGTCCCGGATATAAATGACTTCATTAAGGGAATTGAGATTTTAGTGAAAGATGATGGAGTTGCTACGCTGGAATTCCCGCACCTGATGCGGCTGGTCGACGAGTGTCAGTTTGATACCATCTACCACGAGCATTTTTCCTATCTTTCTCTCGGGACCGTGAGCCGCATGTTTGCAAGTGTGGGGTTGCGGGTGTTTGATGTGGAGGAGTTGTCCACTCATGGCGGATCGCTGAGGGTTTTTGCCTGTCATGATAAGTGTGACCTTGCTACAACAGATGCTGTTATGGAGCTGCTTGCTCGTGAAGAATCGAAAGGGCTTAAGTCGCTTGAGTACTACGCTTCTTTTCAGGAAAAGGCTGACCTTGTAAAAGAGGGGCTGTTGGCTTTCCTTTCTGAACAGAAAGAAAACGGCAAAAGAGTTGCAGCTTACGGGGCAGCAGCTAAGGGTAATACCCTCCTTAATTATTGCGATATCGAAGAAGGTCTTATCGAATTCTGTGTCGATGCCTCGCCACATAAGCAGGGATTGTTTATGCCGGGGACCCATATTCCTGTTCTGGCTCCCGAAGCACTGAAAGAAAAACAGCCTGACTATGTGCTGATTCTTCCATGGAATATCAAGAAAGAAATTATGTCCCAGCATAATTATATTGAATCATGGGGTGGGAAGTTTGTCACAGCTATCCCGTTTTTGAAAATACACTAG
- a CDS encoding glycosyltransferase yields the protein MILKEEKKLLKEKLHQICWDDRYEKYINEIEFIKQTAKDLRPLKASVVVISHNIKQESIDTLEKLKSEAAPFEIIFVDNNSQTQYSKMARVLSDTYIRLQRNTGAYFARNIGSVYSNSPLLVFIDDDAIPAPDFVNAHISENGKYEAIMIRGVCLPKTNSPLNGEANHYILGDEVFPRFSDLEGNMSVSAEAFFKVGGWDDNIKFGHGGIDLSYRLLKNFTYPQLMLYSPLPIIRHDYTTSEDALISKRHKQAISWRYLQSKHAEIDHFLPRWEREWSKLPVAKKGQQDSLVSAVDFASKHDLRKLETPEYASMMRLARRYKKSGNMEKAEQYEERARKIAVSETPEEQLSQVDDTPIPPNEEQIIAFADLLMLGEYDQVLASPHADYQPLISMQSAAAMRKGDLKLAEKLINSIEDTNEKSLKLKALQLLPKLAEPLSGNPRVHLIILCYNREKELVRAFKELAKTNYDNYAVYIADNGSSDRTWERIQEAVKFFPKHIPIHIERLPTNIGRPAGHNWLLTKYDHSESDYIAIGDDDLVQVPENWLVDMLKTAELFPNAVAVGGKSLNPGLPPVIHAGVRNIEKFGNYELRMTNRKLVLDTGQFDFIDLVDHVIGCLHIYDTKAFLDKVGLFDIALSPCQSVDIEHHLRSKLMGYDIVFNGFIQFQHMRAMGKSVSKSKALSGNSLGNVVKVLAKHDKDEVADMLTRDRAKRADWLQQNEK from the coding sequence ATGATTCTCAAAGAAGAGAAAAAACTGCTGAAAGAAAAATTGCACCAAATCTGCTGGGATGACCGCTACGAAAAATATATCAATGAGATTGAATTCATAAAACAAACCGCCAAAGACCTGCGCCCCCTTAAGGCAAGTGTTGTTGTTATCTCTCATAATATTAAACAAGAATCCATCGACACTTTGGAAAAGCTGAAAAGCGAGGCTGCTCCTTTTGAGATAATCTTCGTCGACAACAACTCACAAACACAATATAGCAAGATGGCGCGCGTACTCTCCGATACATATATCCGATTGCAGCGCAATACCGGAGCATATTTCGCCCGCAACATCGGATCAGTATACAGCAATTCTCCGCTGCTCGTTTTTATAGATGATGACGCGATCCCTGCCCCTGACTTTGTGAATGCGCATATATCAGAAAACGGCAAATATGAGGCAATTATGATCCGTGGTGTATGCCTCCCGAAAACCAACTCTCCACTTAATGGCGAAGCCAACCATTATATTCTCGGAGATGAGGTTTTCCCTCGTTTTTCAGACCTTGAAGGGAACATGAGCGTCAGCGCCGAAGCTTTTTTTAAAGTCGGTGGCTGGGATGACAACATTAAATTCGGACATGGCGGAATTGACCTAAGCTACCGACTTCTTAAAAATTTCACTTATCCTCAGTTAATGCTCTACTCCCCATTACCCATAATCAGGCATGACTACACAACTTCCGAGGATGCCCTAATATCAAAGCGCCATAAGCAGGCAATCTCATGGCGCTACCTGCAAAGTAAACATGCCGAGATAGACCATTTCCTGCCCAGATGGGAAAGAGAATGGTCCAAGTTACCTGTAGCGAAAAAAGGCCAACAGGATTCCCTTGTTTCAGCAGTAGACTTTGCCTCAAAACATGACCTCCGTAAGCTGGAGACGCCTGAATATGCATCAATGATGCGTTTAGCCAGACGCTACAAGAAATCGGGCAATATGGAAAAAGCTGAGCAATATGAGGAAAGAGCAAGGAAGATTGCCGTATCTGAAACACCGGAAGAACAGCTATCCCAAGTTGACGACACCCCTATCCCTCCCAATGAGGAGCAGATTATAGCTTTTGCCGATCTGCTTATGCTTGGTGAGTACGATCAGGTACTGGCTTCACCTCATGCAGATTATCAACCGCTGATAAGCATGCAAAGCGCAGCAGCCATGCGTAAAGGCGATCTGAAACTGGCTGAAAAACTTATTAACAGCATCGAAGACACCAACGAAAAAAGTCTGAAACTCAAAGCCCTTCAACTGCTGCCCAAGCTTGCTGAGCCATTGTCCGGCAATCCGCGCGTTCATCTGATCATTCTCTGCTACAACAGGGAGAAAGAACTTGTGCGGGCTTTCAAGGAACTGGCAAAAACCAACTATGACAATTACGCTGTATATATTGCTGACAACGGTTCCAGTGACAGAACATGGGAACGCATACAGGAAGCCGTTAAATTCTTCCCGAAGCACATCCCTATACATATTGAACGTCTGCCCACCAACATCGGACGCCCCGCAGGACATAACTGGCTGCTGACCAAATACGACCACAGCGAATCGGACTACATAGCCATCGGTGACGATGATCTGGTTCAGGTACCCGAGAACTGGCTGGTTGATATGCTTAAGACTGCGGAACTTTTTCCAAATGCAGTTGCTGTGGGTGGCAAATCCCTTAATCCCGGCCTTCCTCCAGTTATCCATGCCGGAGTTCGAAACATTGAGAAGTTCGGAAACTATGAACTGCGCATGACCAATAGAAAACTCGTTCTGGACACAGGTCAGTTCGACTTCATTGATCTGGTCGACCATGTCATCGGGTGCCTGCACATTTACGACACCAAAGCATTTCTCGATAAAGTGGGCCTGTTCGACATAGCACTATCCCCCTGCCAGAGTGTAGACATTGAACACCACCTGCGTAGCAAGCTCATGGGGTACGACATTGTTTTTAACGGCTTCATACAGTTCCAGCATATGCGCGCCATGGGCAAAAGTGTTTCCAAAAGCAAAGCCCTGTCCGGCAACTCACTGGGCAACGTAGTCAAGGTACTTGCCAAGCACGATAAAGATGAGGTCGCTGATATGCTGACCAGGGACCGAGCCAAACGGGCGGATTGGCTTCAGCAAAATGAAAAGTAA
- a CDS encoding glycosyltransferase family A protein translates to MDLSIPVSILIPVYNEERHIDLLLKSCVIQNVREVFISDNCSTDSTEEICREYERKYPCIRYTRHSENRGPSANFWHLLKNSSCDYVAVTGGHDFYISKDHFKKLFTLCKANPGASGAYSPAKYFGGDNNVTGGYDYYFAQYLESDDPFERIKGLMGNLTDGTILYGLYKKKNILGIGEATNYGGVTDLLWLGYHLLDGKLLYAPDIAFGRRMFERTAAQKYDWYNEVYGTDDFPGFWLKQAMTLVKMLDAGPDKTQLLRIMAMRKYEEIRALYDSRYDSHE, encoded by the coding sequence ATGGATTTATCAATACCAGTATCAATATTAATTCCTGTCTATAATGAAGAAAGGCATATTGATTTGTTGCTTAAAAGTTGTGTAATACAGAATGTAAGGGAAGTCTTTATTTCTGATAACTGTTCTACTGATTCAACAGAAGAGATATGCAGGGAGTATGAAAGAAAATATCCATGCATAAGATATACTCGTCATTCCGAAAATAGAGGTCCATCCGCAAATTTTTGGCATTTACTTAAAAATTCTTCTTGTGATTATGTGGCTGTCACTGGGGGGCATGATTTTTATATTAGTAAGGATCATTTTAAAAAATTATTTACCCTCTGCAAAGCGAACCCGGGTGCTTCCGGGGCTTATTCACCTGCGAAGTACTTCGGTGGCGATAATAATGTGACAGGGGGATATGATTACTACTTTGCCCAATATTTAGAAAGTGATGATCCTTTTGAAAGAATTAAAGGACTGATGGGAAATTTGACCGATGGTACAATTCTATATGGTTTATACAAAAAGAAGAATATACTGGGTATTGGAGAGGCCACTAATTATGGCGGAGTAACAGATTTGCTGTGGCTTGGTTACCACCTTTTGGATGGAAAGCTTCTATATGCGCCCGACATTGCCTTTGGACGTAGAATGTTTGAAAGAACTGCGGCCCAGAAATATGATTGGTATAATGAGGTATATGGAACAGATGATTTTCCGGGGTTCTGGCTCAAACAGGCAATGACCTTGGTCAAGATGTTAGATGCCGGTCCTGATAAAACGCAGTTGCTGAGAATTATGGCTATGCGGAAGTATGAAGAGATTCGTGCCCTCTATGATTCCAGATACGATAGTCATGAGTAG
- a CDS encoding sialidase family protein — MTTKRSRLSVSIVDTKRITPEEWDGYQSFPTITNVDGDLLVGFRRAVNISEDLRQVMDHGMAGDIYTTRSTDGGINFDRPKLVISHATEQTNEHDALLTHLSKGRVLLISRTHTSHLRRNYYSLSTDGGRTFPDRMPLDPPGGEWASFGHFIPSLDDEHTFIGTFYNGPGCGTFRLNPQSGEISGQSYIYQSIPEYRLNETSIARLPSGRILALIRQQPCLDGLFKAYSDDDGKTWSAPDPIGLYGEAPSLKILPDGRVLAIYRGMIRKNRKCRVALTCSEDGGESWSHPKTLAWYKGGRFHGGYGDLDVNDKGQVIAVYYISRKHEAPVVERMVLEVG, encoded by the coding sequence ATGACGACCAAGCGCTCCAGACTTTCTGTTTCCATTGTCGACACGAAAAGAATAACTCCGGAAGAGTGGGACGGCTACCAGTCATTCCCAACCATCACCAATGTAGACGGCGATCTGCTGGTCGGTTTTCGCAGGGCGGTAAACATCAGTGAAGACCTGCGGCAGGTCATGGATCACGGCATGGCCGGAGATATTTATACAACACGTTCCACAGACGGAGGCATAAATTTCGACCGCCCAAAGCTGGTTATCAGCCACGCCACCGAACAGACCAATGAGCATGATGCTCTCCTCACCCATTTAAGCAAGGGCAGAGTTCTGCTCATATCACGTACCCACACTTCACATTTGCGGCGTAACTATTATTCCCTGAGCACTGACGGCGGTAGAACCTTCCCGGACCGAATGCCCCTTGACCCTCCCGGTGGGGAATGGGCTTCTTTTGGACATTTCATTCCCTCGCTGGATGATGAGCACACATTTATCGGAACTTTCTACAACGGTCCCGGCTGCGGCACTTTCCGTTTAAATCCACAAAGCGGTGAAATTTCCGGGCAGTCATACATTTACCAATCCATCCCGGAATACAGGCTGAATGAAACATCAATCGCCCGCCTTCCTTCCGGGCGCATTCTGGCCCTGATCCGCCAGCAGCCCTGTCTGGACGGACTCTTTAAAGCTTATTCGGATGATGACGGAAAGACATGGTCAGCGCCCGACCCCATCGGTTTATACGGAGAGGCCCCCAGCCTGAAAATTCTGCCGGACGGACGGGTACTGGCAATCTACCGGGGAATGATCCGCAAAAACAGAAAATGCCGTGTGGCCCTGACCTGCTCCGAAGACGGAGGAGAAAGCTGGAGCCACCCAAAGACACTTGCATGGTATAAGGGCGGACGCTTCCACGGCGGCTACGGCGATCTGGACGTTAACGACAAGGGACAGGTTATCGCTGTCTACTATATTTCGCGCAAACACGAAGCTCCGGTGGTGGAGCGTATGGTTCTGGAGGTGGGGTAG